Genomic window (Petrotoga miotherma DSM 10691):
GAAGTTTTTTGATCATACCACTGCCCACTACCTGGATAAGGCGGGGAGAATTCAAAAACTATTTCGTTTGAAACGGTATAGTCCACAAAAAAATTGTCAACTAGGAAATAAACATCAACAAAATCTATCTGGTTCCCATTAGAGTCAAAAAGCAAAACTTCTCCTATTTTTGTGCCTAAACCATAAGAAGATAAAAATCCATTCTTATACATAGCTAGGATTTTTTGGTTAAAATTTTGCCAGAATGTTTGAACATTAAAACCTAACTGTATTGTATAAGGATTTCCACTTTCCAAACTTGAAAGGTTGAAATAATTTTTAAAAAGTTCGTAATTATTGAATAGTTGTAATTCCACGCGGGAAACGTTTGATTGCTCAACATCAATTTGAGTTTGCTGATAGTTGTAATTATCTAAATCTAATTTGAATTCGAAATAATTGTTTGTTGAAAATATGCCTATAGTTATGAATAAAAAAGTTATCACCACAGTTATTTTCTTCATTTTAATCACTTCCTAAAAATTTTCTTTCTAAATTATACCTTATTTTATACAAATAATTTTAATTGTTCGAATAAAAATTCAATAAAAATTATTATAATCAGCTTTTAATGAGCTTTAAAAAAATAATAAAAGACTTGACATTTTTATTTTTATTTAGTATAATTTTACTAGATTTTTATTAGAGGTGGCGAGTGTAATGAAAAAGACAATTTTTTATAACCTTGACTCCATTCGGGACGTTCTCCTTGACCCCGCTCGGGGCGTTCTTTTAACAATGTTGTTGGTTATAAATATAAGCGTTATTTCTTTTTCTCAAACTTCTGATAGTGTTAATATCCCTGTTTATATCAGCGTTCCTAGCTATGTTGCAATTGATTCAGTTGATAAAGAGAGTTTAGAATATGAATTCGATTTGTCATCTCCCCAAAACAAAAGCGAAGAGGTTAAGTTAAAAATCGCAGCAAATACAGCCTTTGAACTTAATGTTGAATTTGAAGTCGAAGAAAGTAGTTTTAACGAACAGAACCAAGCATTGCTTGAACTGTTGAATAGTAGCTTTAATTATGCTGTAGATAGCAACGAATCACCCTATGGAGTTGTTGAAAAAACCGTTCAAGTAGGATTCAATTTTCATCAGGCACTTGATAATAGTCCCGAAATAAGAGAATTACTTTTAAAAAGTGGAGAGTACAACGGTAAGGTTGGAAATTTTGTTTTCACAGTTTCCCCTGCAGTTTAAAGATAAATTTTGTAAGCAGACGCTCGAGAGGTAGGTTAATTCCTGCCTCTTTTTTTATTATTCAAAAATTAACAATTATTTTGTATATGATAAACCTTTTTGAAGTAAAATAAAACCGTTGAGGTGAGAATAATGTTTAATGAAGAATTGAAAAATAAAAACCTTATAATTGAATTAGAATCTTTTGAAAAGATATTAGATAGAGAAATCATCATTAGAAACTGGAAAGAAATTGAACTACCTTCTGAAAAGGCGAAAATACTTGCCCCAATAGATTTAAATGTTTCTTTGGAGAAAGGAGACAGTCAAGTATTAGTAAGTGGTAAAATTGAAACTATGGTCCAGCTTCATTGTTCGAGATGTTTGAAACCCATTGAGTATTGGATAGATGAAAGTTTTGAAGCCGTATATTTGAGTAGGAGCTTTGAGAAATATTTGTCGAAAACTGAGCGGTTAAAAACATTGGATAATCTCATTTACTATGATGGTCAATCAATAGATTTGACAAATCGAGTAATAGAGACTATAATATTATCAGTGCCAGAAGTTCCACTTTGTAAAGAAGATTGCAAAGGGTTATGTCCTATCTGTGGGATTGATTTAAACGAAAATCCGAATCATTCTTGTGAAACAGAGGAGATCGACCCGCGTTTTGTAATGTTAAAAAAATTACTGGATGATGAAAAATCAAATTGATACAAAATACCAAAGGGGGAAACATAGATGGCAACACCAAAACAGAAACCTTCAAGAAGTAGAACACATTCAAGAAAAGCAAAATTTTACTCTGCATACAAGATTAACGTTGTAAAATGTCCAAAATGCGGAGAGCCAAAATTACCGCATCGTGTCTGTTTGAATTGTGGGTATTACGGTGATAAACAAATCTTAGAAATAGGTGAATAAGCCAATGGACAGTGTAAAAATAGGTATAGATCTATACGGCGGTGATAATGCGCCCCACTCTGTTGTTGAGGGCGTACTTTTTGCTTTGAAGAATAAGTTTCTTTCCCCTGAAGAATTGGTTTTAGTGGGAAATGAAATTTCAAAGGAAGATTTAGATAAAATATCAAATTTAAAAATTGTACCAGCCAAAAACTCGGTTAGTAACGAAACAAAACCAACAGAAGTTTTGAAATTGAAGGAATCTTCCATGTACGTAGGTTGCGAAATGTTGAAAAATAAAGAATTGAATGCTTTTGTGAGTGCGGGGAACACCGGTGCGTTGCTTTCAAGTGGTACTTTTGTTGCTGGTAGGCTTCCCGGTATAAAAAGGCCTGCTTTGGTTTTGGCGCTTCCCTCTAAATCAAATAAACCAAAAATTTTAGTAGATGCAGGGGCGAATGCCGAAGTAAAGGCTGAACACTTTTACGATTTTGCAAGAGAAGGAATAGCTTATGCTAAATTTTTGAATCTTGAAAATCCGAGAGTGGGGATTTTAAACATTGGTTCTGAAGACGAAAAAGGAAATTCAATAGTTAGGGAAGCTTCTAATTTGTTAAAAGAAGAAAAGACTTTTAATTATGTTGGGTATGTAGAAGCACGTGAACTGTTTGATGACACGTGTGATATAATAGTTACAGATGGATTCACTGGTAACAACGTGTTAAAAACTATGGAAGGCACAGCTTATTTTATCCTACACGAACTGAAAGAAACGATTAAAAAAGGTGGGTTATTCACAAAATTAGGAGCCTTGTTTCTAAAAGGTTCCTTAAAGTCTTTGGTCAGTAAGATTGATTATAGAAGTTATGGAGGAACATTCTTTTTGGGAGTTAACGGTGTTTTAGTCAAGGCGCATGGGTCTTCAGACGCTGAAGCGATAGCGAATGCATTGTATGTGTCTTACCGTGCGGCTAAATTTGACTTGATCAAAAAGATTGAGATTTAATAGGGGGTTTAAAAATTGTGTGGGATAGTAGGGTTTGTTTCAGATAGAAAAGTAAAAGTTGAAGAACTTATTTCTGGGTTAAAAAAACTTGAATATCGGGGGTACGATTCCGCAGGTTTAGCTTACAATGTAAATCATTCTATAAAATACTTAAAAAAGCCAGGAAGAATTAGCGAAATTGAAAAATTACTATTAAATGAAGGGTTATTAGAAGAAAGCTTTTATTCTGGAATAGCCCATACAAGATGGGCAACGCACGGCATTGTTTCGGAGCAAAATTCTCATCCGCATTTGGATTGTAAAGAAGAGTTAGCTGTTGTACATAACGGTATCATAGAGAACTTTCAAGAATTGAGAACAGGTCTTGAAATTAAAGGTCATATCTTTAAATCAGAAACCGATTCCGAAGTTATCGCTCATTTGATAGAAGATAAATACAACGGAGATCTTTTTGAGTCAGTTTTAAGAGCTTTGAAGGAACTGGAAGGTGCTTATGCTATTGCGGTTGTTCATAAAGACAAACCCGATCAAATCATAGCTGCAAGAAAAGGTAGCCCTTTAGTGATTTCAAGTAATGAAAATATAACCATGTTAGCTTCAGATGTCACTCCTTTATTGAAATATTCAAAAGAGATGAACTTTTTGAATGACGGTGAGATAGCCATTTTAACTCCTAAAGGTTATTCAATATTTAACTTAGATGGGGTTCCCCTTGAGAAAAAACCAATAAGTATAACCTGGGATGAATCATTGGCAGAAAAATCAGGATATCCACATTTCATGTTGAAAGAAATCTTTGAGCAACCGATAGCATTAGAATCTGTTTTGGTTGGTCGATTAAAAGATGGAAAACCACAGATAAAAGAAGTACAATCTTTAGAAAGTTTTGTTAAGAACCAAATGAAAAAGGTGTATGTAGTTGCATGTGGTACGAGTTATCATGCCGGTTTGGCTGCAAAATACTTCATGAATAGATATTCAGATATTGATTTTGACATAGAGGTTGCATCAGAGTTCAGATACATGAATCCAGCAATAGATAGTAATACTTTGGTGTTGGCTATATCTCAATCTGGGGAGACTATAGATACGCTAGAGGGGGTCAGATTAGCAAAGAAAAAGGGTGCATATGTATTAGCTATAAGTAATGTAGTCGGTTCCACTATCTCTAGAGAATCTGACGCAGTTCTTTATCTCAACACTGGTCCGGAGATAGGGGTTGCCGCAACAAAAACTTATACTGCACAGATAGTTTTGCTTTACACCTTAGTTGCCCAACTTATCTATTGGAAAGGTTACAAAAACAAAG
Coding sequences:
- a CDS encoding YceD family protein, producing the protein MFNEELKNKNLIIELESFEKILDREIIIRNWKEIELPSEKAKILAPIDLNVSLEKGDSQVLVSGKIETMVQLHCSRCLKPIEYWIDESFEAVYLSRSFEKYLSKTERLKTLDNLIYYDGQSIDLTNRVIETIILSVPEVPLCKEDCKGLCPICGIDLNENPNHSCETEEIDPRFVMLKKLLDDEKSN
- the glmS gene encoding glutamine--fructose-6-phosphate transaminase (isomerizing), encoding MCGIVGFVSDRKVKVEELISGLKKLEYRGYDSAGLAYNVNHSIKYLKKPGRISEIEKLLLNEGLLEESFYSGIAHTRWATHGIVSEQNSHPHLDCKEELAVVHNGIIENFQELRTGLEIKGHIFKSETDSEVIAHLIEDKYNGDLFESVLRALKELEGAYAIAVVHKDKPDQIIAARKGSPLVISSNENITMLASDVTPLLKYSKEMNFLNDGEIAILTPKGYSIFNLDGVPLEKKPISITWDESLAEKSGYPHFMLKEIFEQPIALESVLVGRLKDGKPQIKEVQSLESFVKNQMKKVYVVACGTSYHAGLAAKYFMNRYSDIDFDIEVASEFRYMNPAIDSNTLVLAISQSGETIDTLEGVRLAKKKGAYVLAISNVVGSTISRESDAVLYLNTGPEIGVAATKTYTAQIVLLYTLVAQLIYWKGYKNKELDDIMRTIEKMPELFRIILDKTNGHMMELVKKYKNFKDMMYIGRVFGFPAALEGALKLKEISYINAIAYQAGELKHGPIALLDGNFPVFAIVPTGKLREKMISNIMEVKARGARVIALTPKDDLQAKKICDDYIDVPSISEPLIPLVVAPITQLFAYYIAVQKGLDPDKPRNLAKSVTVE
- the rpmF gene encoding 50S ribosomal protein L32, with the protein product MATPKQKPSRSRTHSRKAKFYSAYKINVVKCPKCGEPKLPHRVCLNCGYYGDKQILEIGE
- the plsX gene encoding phosphate acyltransferase PlsX encodes the protein MDSVKIGIDLYGGDNAPHSVVEGVLFALKNKFLSPEELVLVGNEISKEDLDKISNLKIVPAKNSVSNETKPTEVLKLKESSMYVGCEMLKNKELNAFVSAGNTGALLSSGTFVAGRLPGIKRPALVLALPSKSNKPKILVDAGANAEVKAEHFYDFAREGIAYAKFLNLENPRVGILNIGSEDEKGNSIVREASNLLKEEKTFNYVGYVEARELFDDTCDIIVTDGFTGNNVLKTMEGTAYFILHELKETIKKGGLFTKLGALFLKGSLKSLVSKIDYRSYGGTFFLGVNGVLVKAHGSSDAEAIANALYVSYRAAKFDLIKKIEI